From the Deinococcus radiophilus genome, one window contains:
- the dnaE gene encoding DNA polymerase III subunit alpha, with translation MTAADPALPQPGAPHIHLPDGSCCAPKRFAHLHQHTQYSLLDGAAKLKDLLKWAKETTPHDPALAMTDHGNMHGAVHFYNYAQDAGVKPILGYEAYVVPGFGTRRDRTRGQDGEKGIYHLTLLARDFEGYQNLCRLSSRGYTEGYYYKPRIDHELLQEHSKGVIAFSGCLGSEVQQLLLMGREADAKERLLWYRDLFGENYFIEIQNHGLKEQGRNNPILKAWAQELGIGMVATNDGHYVKKEDATPHEALLAIQTKATLADENRFKFPCDEFYVKSLEEMQAALPVAEWGEEVFDNSAHIADMCNVDLPVGKKRVYQMPALPIPEGRTMAEEMRVQTYAGMMRRYPAHATESVLRDYAGRSLTALGAEDAAKVTARSGCQPHDCSMDELLTLLAFMGSEWEARGKAAGEKFTPYPALEAMEAELEGGTLPEYAHEDCRRARVKDSDTAIDPGTDEADEETTRGHHRHALTILRRAEYELSVINNMGFPDYFLIVADYINWAKDQDISVGPGRGSGAGSLVAYAMRITNLDPLEFDLLFERFLNPDRISMPDFDIDFNDARRMEVVEYVQRKYGEDKVAQIATFGTMASKACLKDVSRVMGVEYGKVDKVSKLIPVKFGKSYSLEQAREAVPDIAQMLGEDEGLREAYEFAQKLEGLTRHASVHAAGVVIGREELTNLVPVMRDTSGSGIVCQYDMKAVEDIGLIKMDFLGLRTLSFLDEARRILRESRGIEMDFDAIPFDDESAFDLMSRGDTKGVFQLEGAGITDASRRLRPRRLADIIALSALYRPGPMENIPTYVRRHHGVEEVTYEDFPNSEKWLEPILRETYGIPVYQEQIMQIASDVAGYSLGGADLLRRAMGKKDAAEMAKQRQLFVEGAAENGVPKDEGNKLFDLLDAFANYGFNKCLTGDTLVPTLGGELRRIEDLYREGRGVQLPSVNAGYRLELRPTGQFFDNGVKPVFRVRTALGRELTATGNHPLLTLDGWRNVEDLGAGDRIAAPARLPELGAESWPAHEAALLGWILAEGNTCHPHGAYLYSQNETQVADMVACAEAFPNTRPTVKERPERQNVYDIYLGCGIRGSSGGKSGVRLWLEDLGLVGVKATEKALPAAAFRLSNASLAVLVGRYWSGDGFVYGMGNAVPYAATSSRRLADDLAHVLLRLGMVARVTQKHFGYVRGEDTAGRTGYTVHLVGRRSVEQFLAVVAPHLVGRDAQVEGLRAYYAAAPLGRETRDTVPASIKGRVQLAKDASGLTWREVETRSGVCTKEFYGAARAHKKGFRRTTIQTLADFFRAPELADACSDDLYWDTITSIEPAGEAQTYDLEVPGTHNFVANGLVVHNSHSAAYGVITYQTAWLKANYPVEFMAALLTVERRDSDKVAEYVSDARKMDVRVLPPDINRSSSDFAVAGEEIYFGLYAIKGLGENAVQRILEERVQHGGFKSLADFCSRIDNKTCNRKGLESLIKSGAFDAFGERQQLLGSLEETLKWAVKAAQDANNGMDALFGAEQVMPEPPLRQDTVPFTDLERLAAEKEALGLYISGHPLEQHEGLREAASCRIADLDRWFEVQPKKGKRQKAVLAGMIEGVQKKPTKSGGMMARFILADESGQMELVAFSRAYDRIEHKLVNDSPALIIVELEAEDGGLRAIAEEVVTPEQLDDVPKVMYVNIDLETASPDAVGEFQSVLDEHAGPMPTYLRLETPEQFVLYQLEHNMGSPEAIRALNDSFAWAKAYLAYDQQTILGRFAPKPPAWMQRKGVLQA, from the coding sequence ATGACCGCCGCCGACCCTGCTCTGCCCCAACCAGGCGCCCCCCATATCCACCTCCCCGACGGCTCGTGCTGCGCGCCCAAGCGCTTCGCGCACCTGCACCAGCACACCCAGTACAGCCTGCTGGACGGCGCGGCCAAGCTGAAGGACCTGCTGAAATGGGCCAAGGAAACCACGCCACATGACCCGGCGCTGGCGATGACCGATCACGGCAACATGCACGGGGCGGTGCATTTCTACAACTACGCGCAGGATGCCGGGGTCAAGCCGATTCTGGGCTACGAGGCTTACGTGGTTCCCGGCTTCGGGACGCGGCGGGACCGCACGCGCGGCCAGGACGGCGAAAAGGGCATCTATCACCTCACGCTGCTGGCCCGCGACTTCGAGGGCTACCAGAACCTCTGCCGTCTGAGCAGCCGGGGCTACACGGAAGGGTATTACTACAAACCGCGCATCGACCACGAGCTGCTACAGGAGCACAGCAAAGGCGTGATTGCCTTTTCCGGCTGCCTGGGGTCCGAGGTGCAGCAACTGCTGCTGATGGGCCGCGAGGCGGACGCCAAGGAACGGCTGCTGTGGTACCGCGACCTGTTCGGGGAGAACTACTTTATTGAGATTCAGAATCACGGCCTGAAAGAACAGGGCCGTAACAATCCGATCCTGAAGGCCTGGGCGCAGGAACTGGGCATTGGGATGGTGGCGACCAACGACGGCCACTACGTCAAAAAGGAGGACGCCACCCCCCACGAGGCGCTCCTGGCGATCCAGACCAAGGCGACCCTGGCCGACGAGAACCGCTTCAAGTTTCCCTGCGACGAGTTCTACGTCAAGAGCCTGGAGGAGATGCAGGCGGCGCTGCCGGTGGCCGAGTGGGGCGAGGAGGTCTTCGATAACTCCGCCCATATCGCGGATATGTGCAACGTAGACTTGCCGGTGGGTAAGAAACGGGTGTACCAAATGCCCGCCCTGCCGATTCCCGAGGGCCGCACGATGGCCGAGGAAATGCGGGTGCAGACCTACGCCGGCATGATGCGGCGCTACCCCGCGCACGCCACCGAGAGCGTGCTGCGTGACTATGCGGGGCGCTCACTGACGGCCCTGGGCGCAGAGGACGCGGCCAAAGTCACGGCCCGCTCCGGCTGTCAGCCTCATGACTGCAGCATGGACGAGCTGCTGACCCTGCTGGCGTTTATGGGCAGCGAGTGGGAGGCGCGTGGCAAGGCAGCGGGGGAGAAGTTCACGCCTTACCCGGCCCTGGAGGCGATGGAGGCCGAGCTGGAGGGCGGCACGCTGCCCGAGTACGCCCACGAGGACTGCCGCCGCGCCCGCGTCAAAGACAGTGACACGGCGATTGACCCCGGTACGGATGAGGCGGACGAGGAAACCACACGCGGCCACCACCGCCACGCGCTGACCATCCTGCGCCGCGCCGAGTACGAACTCTCGGTGATCAACAACATGGGCTTCCCCGACTATTTTCTGATTGTCGCGGATTACATCAACTGGGCCAAGGACCAGGACATTTCCGTGGGGCCGGGGCGCGGGTCCGGCGCAGGTTCGCTGGTGGCCTACGCCATGCGGATCACCAACCTTGACCCCCTGGAATTCGACCTGCTGTTCGAGCGCTTTCTGAACCCGGACCGCATCTCCATGCCGGATTTCGACATCGATTTCAACGACGCCCGCCGCATGGAAGTGGTGGAGTACGTGCAGCGCAAATACGGCGAGGACAAGGTGGCCCAGATCGCCACTTTCGGAACGATGGCGTCCAAGGCCTGCCTCAAGGACGTGAGCCGCGTGATGGGCGTGGAATACGGCAAGGTGGACAAGGTCTCCAAGCTGATTCCGGTCAAGTTCGGCAAAAGCTACTCGCTGGAACAGGCCCGCGAAGCTGTCCCCGACATCGCGCAGATGCTGGGTGAGGACGAGGGGCTGCGCGAAGCCTACGAGTTCGCCCAGAAGCTGGAGGGGTTGACCCGTCACGCCTCGGTTCACGCGGCGGGCGTGGTGATCGGACGCGAGGAGCTGACCAACCTGGTCCCGGTGATGCGCGACACGTCCGGCAGCGGTATCGTCTGCCAGTACGACATGAAGGCCGTGGAGGACATCGGCCTGATCAAGATGGACTTTCTGGGCCTGCGGACGCTCTCGTTTCTGGACGAGGCGCGGCGCATCCTGCGCGAATCGCGGGGCATCGAGATGGACTTTGACGCGATTCCCTTTGACGACGAATCCGCCTTTGACCTGATGAGCCGGGGCGACACCAAAGGGGTATTCCAGCTGGAAGGGGCCGGCATCACCGACGCCAGCCGCCGCCTGCGCCCCCGCCGCCTGGCCGACATCATCGCCCTCAGCGCACTGTACCGCCCCGGCCCGATGGAGAACATCCCCACCTACGTGCGCCGCCACCACGGGGTAGAAGAGGTCACTTACGAGGATTTCCCCAACTCCGAAAAGTGGCTGGAGCCGATTCTGCGCGAGACCTACGGCATTCCGGTGTACCAGGAACAGATCATGCAGATCGCGTCCGACGTGGCCGGGTACAGCTTGGGTGGGGCCGACCTGCTGCGCCGCGCGATGGGCAAGAAAGACGCCGCCGAGATGGCCAAGCAGCGCCAGCTGTTCGTGGAAGGAGCGGCAGAAAACGGCGTACCCAAGGACGAGGGCAACAAGCTCTTTGACCTGCTGGACGCTTTTGCGAACTACGGCTTCAACAAATGTCTGACGGGCGATACCCTCGTGCCCACCCTCGGCGGCGAACTGCGGCGTATCGAGGACCTGTACCGCGAGGGCAGGGGTGTGCAGCTGCCCAGCGTCAACGCCGGTTATCGCCTGGAACTGCGCCCCACCGGGCAGTTTTTCGACAACGGCGTCAAGCCCGTCTTCAGGGTGAGGACCGCGCTGGGCCGCGAACTCACCGCCACCGGCAACCACCCGCTGCTGACGCTGGACGGCTGGCGCAACGTGGAGGACCTGGGCGCTGGGGACCGCATCGCCGCGCCCGCCCGCCTGCCCGAACTCGGCGCGGAGAGCTGGCCGGCGCACGAGGCTGCGCTGCTGGGCTGGATTCTGGCCGAGGGCAACACCTGCCACCCGCACGGCGCGTACCTGTACAGCCAGAACGAAACGCAGGTGGCGGACATGGTCGCCTGTGCCGAAGCGTTCCCGAACACCCGCCCCACCGTCAAGGAGCGACCGGAGCGGCAGAACGTGTACGACATCTATCTGGGCTGCGGCATTCGCGGCAGCAGCGGGGGCAAGTCCGGCGTGCGGCTGTGGCTGGAAGACCTGGGTCTGGTCGGCGTGAAGGCCACTGAAAAAGCCCTCCCCGCCGCCGCTTTCCGCCTGAGCAACGCCAGTCTCGCCGTGCTCGTCGGGCGCTACTGGTCGGGCGACGGGTTCGTTTATGGGATGGGCAACGCGGTGCCCTACGCCGCCACCTCGTCCCGCAGGCTGGCGGACGACCTCGCCCACGTCCTGCTGCGGCTGGGCATGGTCGCCCGGGTGACGCAGAAGCATTTCGGCTACGTGCGCGGCGAGGACACGGCGGGCCGCACCGGGTACACCGTTCACCTCGTCGGGCGGCGCAGCGTGGAGCAGTTCCTGGCAGTCGTCGCGCCGCATCTGGTGGGGCGGGACGCGCAGGTGGAGGGGCTGCGGGCCTACTACGCCGCCGCTCCGCTGGGCCGCGAAACGCGGGACACCGTGCCCGCCAGCATCAAGGGCCGCGTGCAACTCGCCAAAGACGCCAGCGGCCTGACCTGGCGCGAGGTGGAAACGCGCTCCGGCGTGTGTACCAAGGAGTTTTACGGCGCGGCCAGGGCGCACAAGAAGGGCTTCCGCCGCACCACCATTCAGACCCTCGCCGATTTCTTCAGGGCCCCCGAACTGGCCGACGCCTGCTCCGACGACCTGTACTGGGACACCATTACCAGCATCGAACCGGCGGGCGAGGCGCAGACCTACGACCTGGAAGTGCCGGGAACGCACAACTTCGTGGCGAACGGGCTGGTCGTCCACAACTCGCACTCGGCCGCCTACGGCGTCATCACCTACCAGACCGCCTGGCTCAAGGCCAACTACCCGGTGGAGTTCATGGCCGCGCTCCTCACCGTCGAGCGCCGCGACTCGGACAAGGTGGCCGAGTACGTCTCTGACGCCCGCAAGATGGACGTGCGGGTGCTGCCTCCGGACATCAACCGGTCCAGCTCCGATTTCGCCGTGGCCGGCGAGGAGATTTACTTTGGTCTGTACGCCATCAAGGGTTTAGGTGAAAACGCCGTGCAGCGCATCCTGGAGGAACGTGTGCAGCACGGCGGGTTCAAGTCCCTGGCCGATTTTTGCTCGCGGATTGACAACAAGACCTGCAATCGCAAGGGCTTAGAAAGCCTGATCAAGTCGGGGGCTTTTGACGCCTTCGGGGAGCGCCAGCAGTTGCTGGGGAGCCTGGAAGAGACCCTCAAATGGGCGGTCAAGGCCGCGCAGGACGCCAACAATGGCATGGACGCCCTGTTTGGAGCCGAGCAGGTCATGCCTGAGCCGCCGCTGCGTCAGGACACGGTGCCGTTTACCGATCTGGAGCGTCTGGCTGCCGAGAAAGAGGCGCTGGGCCTCTATATTTCGGGACACCCGCTGGAGCAGCACGAGGGCCTGCGCGAAGCCGCCAGTTGCCGGATTGCCGATCTGGACCGCTGGTTTGAGGTGCAGCCCAAGAAGGGTAAGCGTCAGAAAGCGGTGCTGGCGGGCATGATCGAGGGCGTCCAGAAAAAGCCCACCAAGTCCGGCGGCATGATGGCCCGCTTTATCCTGGCCGACGAGTCGGGGCAGATGGAGCTGGTGGCCTTTAGCCGCGCCTATGACCGCATCGAACACAAGCTGGTGAACGACAGCCCCGCGCTGATCATCGTGGAACTGGAAGCCGAGGACGGCGGCCTGCGGGCCATTGCTGAGGAGGTCGTGACGCCCGAGCAACTGGACGACGTGCCCAAGGTCATGTACGTGAACATTGACCTGGAAACGGCCAGCCCTGACGCGGTGGGCGAGTTCCAGAGCGTGCTGGACGAACACGCCGGACCCATGCCCACCTACCTGCGGCTGGAAACGCCCGAACAGTTCGTGCTGTACCAGTTGGAACACAACATGGGCAGCCCTGAGGCGATCCGGGCACTGAACGATTCCTTTGCCTGGGCCAAGGCCTATCTGGCCTACGACCAGCAGACCATTCTGGGGCGGTTCGCGCCCAAGCCGCCCGCCTGGATGCAGAGGAAGGGAGTGCTGCAGGCGTAA